One segment of Leptodactylus fuscus isolate aLepFus1 chromosome 7, aLepFus1.hap2, whole genome shotgun sequence DNA contains the following:
- the BMF gene encoding bcl-2-modifying factor isoform X2 — translation MNTILSYHQEGDSQEMEPDIFLTPDELDDDVFYPDEFDFSRGPLTSSSSLFAQSPPYNSLLGRFHLFSVSHCCGPGCRITECKDKATQTLEPSPLNGDIMLPCGVSESPQRLFYGNAGYLLHQSTNLTMRFGNRTGHPRQEQSSDRRIARKLQCIGDQFHRIHLQRLQQNRNHIWFQILVFFRNLVIHRERNRFHFQR, via the exons ATGAACACAATCCTCAGCTACCACCAGGAGGGAGACTCTCAGGA GATGGAGCCTGATATCTTCTTGACTCCAGATGAATTGGACGACGACGTGTTTTATCCCGATGAGTTTGACTTCTCCAGGGGACCCTTAACGTCATCATCTTCCCTGTTTGCTCAGAGTCCACCATACAACAGTCTTCTGGGCCGGTTCCATCTCTTCTCCGTATCTCACTGCTGTGGTCCGGGATGCAGGATAACAGAGTGCAAAGACAAAGCTACTCAGACCTTAGAACCGTCACCTCTTAATGGGGACATCATGTTACCGTGTGGCGTTTCAGAATCTCCACAGAGACTTTTCTATG GTAATGCGGGATATCTTTTGcaccagtctacaaacttaacCATGCGATTTGGAAACAGGACAGGTCATCCGAGGCAGGAGCAGAGCTCTGATCGCCGGATTGCTCGAAAACTACAGTGCATTGGGGATCAGTTCCACAGAATTCATCTACAAAGG TTACAACAAAACCGAAATCATATCTGGTTCCAAATATTGGTCTTCTTTCGTAACTTGGTGATACACCGTGAGAGGAACAGGTTTCATTTCCAGAGGTGA
- the BMF gene encoding bcl-2-modifying factor isoform X1 produces the protein MNTILSYHQEGDSQDRMEPDIFLTPDELDDDVFYPDEFDFSRGPLTSSSSLFAQSPPYNSLLGRFHLFSVSHCCGPGCRITECKDKATQTLEPSPLNGDIMLPCGVSESPQRLFYGNAGYLLHQSTNLTMRFGNRTGHPRQEQSSDRRIARKLQCIGDQFHRIHLQRLQQNRNHIWFQILVFFRNLVIHRERNRFHFQR, from the exons ATGAACACAATCCTCAGCTACCACCAGGAGGGAGACTCTCAGGA CAGGATGGAGCCTGATATCTTCTTGACTCCAGATGAATTGGACGACGACGTGTTTTATCCCGATGAGTTTGACTTCTCCAGGGGACCCTTAACGTCATCATCTTCCCTGTTTGCTCAGAGTCCACCATACAACAGTCTTCTGGGCCGGTTCCATCTCTTCTCCGTATCTCACTGCTGTGGTCCGGGATGCAGGATAACAGAGTGCAAAGACAAAGCTACTCAGACCTTAGAACCGTCACCTCTTAATGGGGACATCATGTTACCGTGTGGCGTTTCAGAATCTCCACAGAGACTTTTCTATG GTAATGCGGGATATCTTTTGcaccagtctacaaacttaacCATGCGATTTGGAAACAGGACAGGTCATCCGAGGCAGGAGCAGAGCTCTGATCGCCGGATTGCTCGAAAACTACAGTGCATTGGGGATCAGTTCCACAGAATTCATCTACAAAGG TTACAACAAAACCGAAATCATATCTGGTTCCAAATATTGGTCTTCTTTCGTAACTTGGTGATACACCGTGAGAGGAACAGGTTTCATTTCCAGAGGTGA